In Aspergillus chevalieri M1 DNA, chromosome 7, nearly complete sequence, the sequence CTCATGAAGCAGTCAAATTGAAGTCATGTtcgcttttttcttttaggGATGCTATGTCATGCTTTTTGCTAGACCAACGACCTGTACAacattttccttttcctttcgtCCGTTTGCTTTCAATTCAATCCATTCCATGACGGAACTCGGAatgcttttcttttattaCTACTCGGCCTTTAGTTACTCGGCAGTTGTACTTCATCTTTGTAGATATTTTGGGGTTGATAGAACGAACGGTTGGCGGGCGCCTGCCTATACAGGAATGACCGTTTAGGAAAGAACCATGCCGGAGGGCAGCTTCcctctttccttcctttaTTTTCTTGTTCTCCCCCTCTCATTTTTCTCTCGGCACCGAATACCTCTTTTGAATTTTTTTCATCCTCCGGTTGCTGATATCGTCCCCTTCTCTCATCTGTACACAGACGTGGATGTCGTTTTCTTACACTGTTATCGTCTATCAGTTGCACTTCCCCAGACTTAGTTCCTCATTTCATTTCGTCGCATTCTAAAGACAAAAACGGTCGCGAGCCTCTACCAAACGCCCAGGATGCGATACGAAAACTGGGatgtcctcctcttcccagGGGACTCCAAGACCCCGATCCAGGAGTTCAAGACGCAGTGCTCCGTGATCCAAGGCAGAGGTACtcatcttctttttctttgctcTGGTTTACCACTTGCTAACATATGCTTTCTCTACCAGAGTCGCCCTACCTCAACGATATGGGACCCGTCCTAGGCCCGCAGTCTTTCCAAATGCCGCCAGGAACCCAGACCTTGCTGCCGGTCCTTGGTAGCTATATCCCAAGCTTGCCGGAAGGTGCCCCGTTCCGAGCGTCTATTCATAACTGGGACCAGCCTGTGCCCAGCCGGTTGATGGATAGCCTGATGCAGCCTGATGATGCCTTGTTGTATCATGCTCAAGTCTATATCGATGGGGAGCCGGCTTCGTGAGTCGTTTTGATTTCTGTTGTGAGGTTATGGTTCTGACGAAGAATAGGGGTTGTGTTTTCGGTCAGAGGACTACCTGGCCTCATGTTATTGGTGAGTGTTGCCATTGTCCCGGGACGTGGGATCGTATTGCTAACATTGTTGTTCCTAGACTTAAGTCCCAGTGCGTCAGTTCTTTTCTGTTTATACGGTTCgatccactaacagcgttcaGAAATCGACAAGAATGGTGACCAGGAACTCCTTCGCTTTCCATCATTCCATGAAGAGATACTGCATCAAAGGTTGTCGAGCGCAGCCGACTTTTTCGGTAAAATTGTCATTGTGATTGCGGAAGGCTTCGCTCGTCCTCATCGTTCCCCTCCAATCGAGCGGGTCAGGGATGTCATCGCGTTTTCGTTTCAGCATGGCCCTTTGCGTAAGGCCCTGTCTCTCATTACATAACATTTTCGTCTCAACTGACTGGGAACAGAAATCCTGGAGCTTGCCAACATTGCCTGGCCGAAT encodes:
- a CDS encoding uncharacterized protein (COG:S;~EggNog:ENOG410PUEP) — translated: MRYENWDVLLFPGDSKTPIQEFKTQCSVIQGRESPYLNDMGPVLGPQSFQMPPGTQTLLPVLGSYIPSLPEGAPFRASIHNWDQPVPSRLMDSLMQPDDALLYHAQVYIDGEPAS